A region of the Bacteroidales bacterium genome:
ATTTTTTTCTTCATTTTTTTTATTTTAATAAACCATCCACAAGTTTAATTTTCCTGTTTCCAAATTCTGTAGCCAATGGGCTGTGTGTAACCATAAGAACAGTTATTTTTTCTTCCTTATTTATTTTTCTTAAAAGTTTCAGGATGTCGGTTGAAAGTTCGGGGTCTAAGTTTCCTGTTGGTTCATCCGCTAGTATCAATGAAGGAGAATTGACTAATGCTCTTGCTATCGCAACCCTTTGCTGCTGTCCGGCAGAAAGTTCTTTTGGTAAATGATTTTTTCGGTTTTCCAAATCCACTAATTGAAGTAGCGCAGATGCTTTTTTATATTTTTCATCTTTTGAAAGTTTTGAAATAGCTAATGGCAACATCACGTTTTCTATTGCTGTAAGATATGGAATCAAAGCAAAACTTTGCATTACAAAACCGATATTTTTTTTTCGAAAATCAGAAAGTTTTCTATCCGAAGCTAAAGTTATATCAAAACCTTTAATATTTATCTGACCGGAAGTTGTTTTTATTAAACCTGCTAAAGATAAAAGCAATGTAGTTTTACCCGAACCTGAAGAGCCGGTAATGGTAACAAAGTCACCTTCGTTTACTTCAAAACTTACATTATTTAATGCGTCAACAGTTCCATCTTTATGCTGATACTTTTTGCAAAGATTGGTTGTTTTTAAAATCATATTATACCTCCTGCATATTTTCAAAAGGTTCAATTCTTCCGGCAAGATATGACGGAATTAATGAGCCTAATAATGAAACTCCAATTGAAATCACTAATGAAACAATAATTAAGCTTGGTATTGGTTTGACAGATAATCCTGCGAGTTCGGGACCCAACCACATTCCCACAAAAGTTCCAAGAATGTATCCTATTATTCCACCTAAAGCACCTAATACAAATGCTTTTGCTAAAATTATTTGATAAATAATAGTTTTGTTAAAGCCAATCATTCGCAGCATACCAATTTCTTTTCGGCGCTCATTAATGTTTGCCCACATAAAATTTCCGATAGAAATACCACCAACAAAAATAATAATGATTAAAAATATCAGCGAAATCTTATTCATCAT
Encoded here:
- a CDS encoding ABC transporter ATP-binding protein, whose translation is MILKTTNLCKKYQHKDGTVDALNNVSFEVNEGDFVTITGSSGSGKTTLLLSLAGLIKTTSGQINIKGFDITLASDRKLSDFRKKNIGFVMQSFALIPYLTAIENVMLPLAISKLSKDEKYKKASALLQLVDLENRKNHLPKELSAGQQQRVAIARALVNSPSLILADEPTGNLDPELSTDILKLLRKINKEEKITVLMVTHSPLATEFGNRKIKLVDGLLK